Within Micromonospora parathelypteridis, the genomic segment TGAGCTGGTCGCTCTCCTGCGAGTTCTTCTTCTACCTGTGTCTGCCGCTGGCGTTGCCGCTGCTGCGTCGGGCCCGGCCGAAGCTGCTCTGGGTGCTGATCGTCGCGCTGCCGCTGCTGATCCTCGCGCTCTGGCCGGCCCAGCAGTTGGTGCCGGAGGTGAGCCGGTGGTGGTTCACCCAGATCTTCCCGCCCGTACGGTCGCTGGAGTTCTGGTTGGGCGCGGTGGCGGCCGAGCTGATGCGCCGTGGCCTCTGGCGTGGTCCGGGGCTGACGGCGGCCAGCCTCATCTTCGTGGGCACGTGGGTGGCCGCCGCGGAGTGGATCCGTGCCGAGCTGTGGACCACTCTGCTCGCGGTCGCGTACCTGCTGGTGATCGCCGCCGCCGCGGACGCCGACGTGCGGGGTAAGCGCTCGCCGTGGCGGTCCCGGCCGTTGGTCTGGCTCGGTGAGGTGTCCTTCGCCTTCTACCTGGTCCACGTGCTGGTGATGACGAGCGTGCTGCGCCTCAGCGGTGACTGGGGGACCGGCTTCGAGGGCTGGCGCGGCCCGGCCGCGGTGCTCGGTTTCCTGCTGGTGAACCTGGTCCTCGCCGGGTTGCTGCACCGCTTCGTCGAGACCCCGCTGATGCGCCGACTCGCGCCGCGTCGTCCGGCCCGGCCGCCCGTCCCCGAGCAACGCGCGCCCGGAAACCAGGCCGCCGGCGACGACGTCCACCAGACCGAGGGCGTCGGGACGCGAGCCGAGGCCGGCGACGCCGCCGGCGGGGCCGACCAGGCCGACAGCCGATCAACGTACGTCGACTCGCGCTGACACCGTCCACCCTGGTCAGCAGGGTCGGCGCGGCGTGCGCCGACACGCCCGTGGCCGGTGCGCCCGGGTCGGCGCGGCGGTAGCGTGGGGACGTGCTTCCCGTCGCGCTCACCTGTCCGCTGTGGTGGGTGGCGCGCTGGGCAACGCGGGTGCTGACCAGCCTCGCCGTGCTGGCGGCCCTGGCGCTTGGCGCGGGCCCGGCCTCGGCCGCTGTGCCCAGCCCGAGCGCCGTGCCAACCTCGAGCGCCGTGTCAGCACCGAGCGCCCTGTCAGCACCGAGCGCCGTGCCGTCGTCGTTCGTGCCCGGGTCGCTGGTGGCGTCCTGCCGGCCGGCCTCGCCAGAGGGTGCCGTGCACCCGGCCCAGGCGGTCCGCGTGGGGGTCGTCGAGGAGTCCTCCCCGGCAGGGTCGGTCGGCTCGAAGCCGGCGCCGCCCGCAGGCGTGGGCGCCGCCGCGACCGACGTGCTGCCGGTGTGCGCGGCCGGGGCCGACCGGCTGCCTCTCGTCGACGGTCCGCGCGGCTGGGCTCCCCGGGGCCCACCCGGGCGCTGAGTCACCGGGACGCACTGTCCCGTCGCCGCGCCTGTCGACCCACCAGCTCCGCACCCCGCCGATCCGTGGCCCGCCGTGGCCAACCGGCCGGCGGGGCTCCCCATCGCTTTGCTCTCTCCCCGAGGTGCCGACCATGGAGACCATCGTCTTCTACCAGTTCGTGACCGAGGTGCCGCAGGCCGCTGCCATCTGGTCGACCCTGTTCCTGCTGGCAATGGGCGTGCTCGCCGTGCTGGTCGCCCGCCCCGAGCGGGAACGGCCGACGGACGATCCGCTCCCGGCCGCGCCGACCGCCCGCGAGGTGGCCGCAGCCGAGGCCATCGACCTGCGCCGGTACGCCGAGGAGGTGACCGTCGCCGCGGCTGGCGCGGCCAGGACGGCACGGCGGCGACGCGATGCCTGGCTCACCGCTCAGGAGCAGCTGGAGAAGGCCTGGGCGGGGTACGACGAGGCGGACACCGCCGCCCACCGTTTCGCGGGGTCGGCGGCGCTGCCCACCCCGCACACACCCCGGACCCCCGCCGAGTACGCATCCCGGGAGCGCTACCTGCACCGCGCGGCGACGGCGGCGTACTGGCGAGGCGACCTGACCATGGCGCAGCTCGGTGACGTGTTCTCCCACCGGCACGGCTGGGATCCCCGACGGCACCCGGTCGAGCAGGAGGCGCTGCTCAGCCGGACGATCCGGGACGCGAGGCTGGCCGACTACCAGGCTGCCGCCACCGAGGAGCGGGCCGCCTGGCGGGACGCGGAACTGGCCGCCGAGTCGGCGCGCACCCTCGCCGAGGAGGCGTACGCGGCAGCGGCCCGGTTGCGGCCGAGCCGGGCACCCGCCCAACGGGCGGCGAGCAGGGCGTTCCGTCCCGCCCTCGTGACACGGTGGCGCCCCGCTCGCGCGGGTTGAGCCCGATCCGTTACGTGAGCCCCGTCACGCCATTCCAAAATCGGGCGTCCGGCGCGATCGGCTCGATCTTTCCCGTGATTCTGGCCGCATTATCGGCGGCCTGTCCGGTTGTCGCCCACAGGCGTCACCGTAACCGGTTGTCCCATCGAGTCACATCATCGGCAATACGCGCAGAAATTGCCGCAGCAAATCGGGTTTACGCAGGTGAACCTTGCTTGGCAGCGTGCGAACAGGCCAGTAGTGTCGTCCCGTCCGGTGCGGTAACCGATCGCAAGAGGCGACGCCGCGCCGACCCGCTCAATCGTGATCAACGAACCGGGGACCCATCAGTAAGTCCGGGGTGAATCCGCGAGCCACGGCCTGCGGTAGGGCGATCTTCCCGCCCGAATCCGTCAGCTAACCCGGTAGGCGGTGTCGGAAGGAGTTCCAAACTCGTGCAGCACCTTTCCACCCCTCGGTTGTTCCCTCGCCTCCACGGCGCAGCGGTGCCCCCGCTCATTCGTCCAGTGACGGTGAGCTGACCCCCCGGGTCATCGCCTTTCCCGCCCGGCCCCGCCGGGCGTTCCCCTGAGCGGTTCACCATCCGCGGACCACGGTCCGTGCGCTGACGCCTGCCCGGATACCGGTCCGGCCCCGGTGTGCCGCTCTCCCCCCGATCCGTGGAGGACCCGTGAAGCACACCATGCAGCGTCAACTCCGACGCTTCGCCACCCAGCGCCCGTACCAGATCGTCGCTGCCTCCGCCGCGGCCCTCGTGATCGCCACCACCACCGGCGCCCTGCTCGCCGGCGCCGACGACGCCCCGGCCGGTCAGCGCACCGCGACCACGGTCGCCGAGATGCGCAGCGACACCGTCGCCTCCCTCGGTGAGGCGAACGACGCGTCCCCCTCGGCCAGCGCCGCGCCGACCACCGCCGCTCCGGCCACCAGCGCCGCGTCTCCCGCCGCCAAGGCCAGCAGCAACCCGGACCTGACCCGTAAGCCGGAGCGGCCGAAGCCGCCGGCGACCAAGGTGCTCGACTACGACTACGAGGCGCAGAACACGTACTACAACTGCGGCCCGGCGGCCACCCGCAACGCGCTCAGCGCCACCGGCATCGACCGCACCCAGGAGGAGCTCGGTGCCGAACTGGGCACCACCGAGATGGGCACCAACTCGGCTGAGGACACCACCCGGGTCCTCAACGCCGAGGTGAAGGGCTCCCCGTACCGGACCCGGATGTTCGCCGGCGCCCCCAGCCCGGCGCAGATGGACCGGCTCCAGGCCGACGTCGTCAAGGCCATCACCGATGGCCGGGGCGTGGTGGCCAACGTCGTCGGCGACGCCACCGACACCGACGGTGGCTGGCACTCCTACGGCGGCGGGCACTACATCGCCGTCGTGGGTTACAAGGACAACGGCCGGACCGTGCGGATCGCCGACTCGGCGAACCCGGCCGACCCGTCGTACTGGATCACCACGATCGACCTGGCCAACTGGATCGCCAGCCGGGGCTACTCCGCCTGACACAGGCACGTTGACCGCCGCGGGCGCCGTCCCTCACGAGGGGCCGGCGCCCGCGGTGTCTTTCCGACGTGGTTCGCCGTGCGCCGCCATCGACGACTCTCGTCCGGGGCGGTGAACCGTGGCAGACTGCGGCCGTGGTGGATGAATCGGTTGGTCAGGCGGACCGTAGGCCGGTCCTGCTGCTGCTGCACGGGATGGGGGCGACCGGGGACGTCTGGCTGCCCTGGGCGCCGTTGCTGGAGCAGCACTGGCCCGGGCGGTGGCTGGCACCGGACCTCGCCGGCCACGGCTGGGCGGCGCCGCTGCCGTCGTACTCCTTCGAGGGTTTCGCCCGGCAGATCACGCAGGGCCTGGCCTCCGACGACCGCGTCGTCGTGCTCGGGCACTCGCTGGGTGGGGTGGTCGGCCTCGCGCTGGCCGCCCGCGCCGCCGGGATACCGGTGGACGCGGTGGTCGGGTTGGGCATCAAGGCGCTCTGGTCACCCGCCGAGCTGACCCGCGCCGCCGAGCTGGCCGCGCGACCGGTGAGCTGGTTCGCCAGCCGCACCGAGGCGGCCCGCCGTTACCTGCGCGTCGCCGGGCTGGCCGGCCTGATCCCGCCGGACCACCCGGTGGTGGACGCCGGGCTGCGCCAGGTCGACGGCCGGTGGCGCCTCGCCATGGACCCGACCGCCTTCGCCGTCGGCGAACCCGACCTGGCCGCGCTGCTGGCGGCGACCGACGTGCCGGTGGTGCTGGCGCGTGGCGAACACGACCCGATGGTCACCGACGCTCAGCTCAAGGAGTACGGCGTACCGGTCGCCACGCTGCCCGGTCTCGGGCACAACGCGCACGTGGAGGACCCGGCGGCCGTGCTGGCGCTGCTGGACGCGTACCGCTGAGCGGTTATGCCTGTGCGGACGCGGTCAGTTCCTTCGCGGGGGCCAGTTCCCGGCGGGCGGCGGTCAGGAACGCCTCGGCGTAGGACTCGGCGGGGAAGTCGCCCAGGTAACGCCGGCGGGTGGCCCAGCGCTCCGCGGCCAGCGGGTCGGTGTCCAGCAGGGCGGTCAGCACATCGTCCACGTTGGACATGTCCCGCCGCAGCACGTAGCCCGACGTGGCCAGCGGGAAACGCTCGGTGAACCGGTCGCCCTCGTCGCCCATGTCGGTGACCGCGTACGGCTTGCTGGAGTAGAGGTAGTCCGAGATCACCCCGGACACGTCGGAGATCAGCGCGTCCGATCGGTTCACGCACTCGGTCAGGCTCAGCTCCCGGGCGGCCGCGCCGACCACGTGCTGGCGTCCGCTGCGGGCCCGGTCGGCGACGAGCAGCTCGGTCAACCGGCCGAGCTGGCGGGCCGACGCCGGGTTCTGCGCCGTGTACGGGTGGGCTCGCAGGATCACGGTCGCGCCGCGCTCCAGCAGCCGACGCAACAGCCCTTCGGCCACCGGGAGCGAGCAGTAGTCGGCGTCGGCGTGGTGCCCGGTCCAGGTCGGGGTGTAGAGCACGGTCGGTTGCGCCAAGCCCCGCGCCGGCTCCGGGCGTACCGCGATCGACTCGACCTGCGGGCGGCCCACCACCACGAACTTCTCCGCCGGGATCTGCACCCCGGCACGGGCGTACCGGTCGATCGCCGCCGGTCCGGCCACGAAGATCCGGTCGAAGATCCCGGACACCGGGTTGGCGCTCGGCGCCTTGTCGCTGTCACCGTGGTGCAGCTGGATGTGGGTGAGCTGGGTGAAGCGGACGCAGTGGCTGTTCTTCGCCCCGTGGTTGACGTAGAACGCCGCCCGCAGGCTCGGCACCAGCGCCTCGTCCATCGCCCGCAGGGTGGGGCAGTAGACCACCGGTGCGTCGGTGGCCGCGGCGATCGGAGCCAGGAACTCCGGCTCGCGCAGCACGACCAGGAACGGCCGGCCGATCCGCTCCAGGTACGGAAGCCACATGGTGACCTGGTATTCCGAGCCGGGAGGCGCGGAGAAGTAGAGCACGAACTCCGGCTGGTGCCGGCGCAGCGCGCGAGCCACCGGCCCACCGCCGGCCTGCGGCCGGAACCGCCGTCGGGCCAGGTCCAGCGCGACCACACCGGTGCCCGCGCCGACCAGCAGACTGGCCGCCAGCGCCATGCCAGCCGGCAGCGCGAGCGCCGCAGCGAGCGCCACCACGGCGAGCAGCCCGAGCAGGGCGGTGCCGAGCCGGTCGGCGATCAGCGGTGTCCAGGCCCGGACCGGCAGATTGGCGGCCCGGATCTCCAGGTTGCCGGCGGTGCGCAGCGGCCCCACCAGCAGCACCAACCCCAGCAGGACCAGCGCGGTGGCGACCAGCGTGAGGTGAAGTCCGTCGTTCAACTGCCGGGAGTAGCCGACCAGGATGGCGGCGGCGATCAGCGCGGTCTCCGCGACGAGGTCAGCGTTGGGCCGGATCCGCTGCTCGGCGGCCGAGGCGACCAGCGCGGCGACGGCCAGCACCAGCCCCCAGCCGGTGGCGCCGGTGAGCGCCAGCACGACAAAGGCCAGCACAGCCAGCCCGGTGCTCAGACACCGGGCAGCCAGCTTTCGGACCAGATCGCCGCGCATGTCGCTCCGTTCGTGGTTCCGCAGCCGTCGGCGTCAGTTCGCGGACGCCGTGCTGGCCGGCGCCTCGACCTGACTCGGCCCGGACTGGCCTGGCACGGTCGGCGTGGGCCCGTCGCCGGGTGCCCGGCGTACGTCGATCACCTGGCCGGTCAGGTCGGAGATCAGCACGTCCAGCGACGACTGGGCGACTGCCTCCGCGGCGAGCAGGGTGTGCTCCGGCTCCTCGCCGAACGCCCGCGTCCGCATCGGCGTGGCGGTCCGCTCCGGGTTGATGCAGTTGACGCGGACACCGACGTCGGCCCACTCGTCCGCGAGCGCCTGGGTGAGGTTGACCAGGGCCGCCTTGGTGGCCGAGTAGAGCGCGTAGCGGGCCCGGCCCCGGGTGTAGGAGCTGGACGTGTAGAGCAGCAGTTGGCCCTTGGTCTGCTGCAGGTACGGAAGGGCCTGGCGGGCGATGGTCACCGGGCCGACGAAGTTGACCTGGAGCAGCCGGTCCATGGTCTCCTCGTCCATCTCGGCGAGGGCGCCCTTCTCCAGGATGCCGGCGGTGACCACCACGTGGTCGATCCGGCCGGTGGCCTCGAAGGCGGTCGTCAGCGCGGCCTCGACGTCCTCGGCCCGCTCCACGTGGGTGCCGGTGCTGGAACGGCTGAACGGGAAGACCTGGGCGCCGTAGCGCCGGGCCAGCTCGGTCAACTCGTGGCCGATGCCGTAGCTGCCGCCGAACACCACGATGGTGCGGCCGGTCAGCTCCTCGCTGTAGCTGCGGTGGTCGGTCAGCCGGGGCGCCTGCGCCGCGGCGAGCTGGAAGAGCTTGTCCGCCAGGTGCACGTCGACCGGGTGGGTGACCTTGATGTTCTCGTCCGAACCGTCGATCACCTTGATCGGGGTGCCGGGCAGGTAGCGCAGCACCACGCCGCAGTCGTCGGTGGCGGCGAAGTCCGGGTCGTCCTCGGCGATCCGGTACGCCTCGCGGATCGTGGGGGACCGGAACGCCTGCGGGGTCTGCCCGCGGCGCAGCCGGGAGCGCACCGGGATGTCGGTGATGCAGTCGTTGTCGTCCACCTGGATGATCGTGTCGGCGGACGGGATGGCCACGTCCACGGCATCGTAGGTCCAGAGCGCGTTGACGCACTCGCGCACGATCCTGCCGCTGAGCAGCGGGCGCACCGCGTCGTGGAAGAGGATGTTGCAGTCCGCCGGGCCGACCGCGTCCAACGCGATCCGGGTGGTGGCGTTGCGGGTGTCACCACCCTCGATCACCTTGGTGACCTTGCGCAGGCCGGCCTTCTCGACGATCTGCCGGGCGTCGTCGACGTGGCCGGTGGCCATCAGCACGATGATCTCGTCGATCTCCGGCGCGGTCTCGAAGACCGCCAGGGTGTGCTCGATGATCGGCTTGCCGGCGATCTTCAGCAGCTGCTTCGGGATGCCGAGGCCCAGCCGGGTCCCGGTGCCTCCGGCCAGAACCACCGCCACTGTCCGCGAGGGCCGCCACGGCACCGAGGTCTCCGTTGCGGCGTCCGGGCCAGCGGTCTGGTCCTGCGTCATTGCCGGATCCTCACTCTCAGGGATGCGTTAACGGAAGGTTCCGCCCGAGCGGCGACGGAATGAACCTTAACGCGCGGACCGCGCCGCCCCAACGCGGGCGACGCGGTCCGTGAAGCCGTGTCGATGCCGGGTGTTCGCCGGCACTCTACTTGCTGTTCGCGTACGCCTCGTATTCCCGAATGACCTCGTCGGTGGGCCCGTCCATCCGCAGGACGCCCGATTCCAGCCAGATCGTTCGTTCGCAGGTGTCCCGTACGGAGGAGAGCTGGTGGCTGACGAGGAACACTGTGCCCGCGCCCTCCCGCAGCTCCCGCACCCGCTGCTCGCTGCGCTTGCGGAAGCCCTTGTCGCCGGTGGCGAGTGCCTCGTCGATGAGCAGCACGTCGTGCTTCTTCGCGGCGGCGATGGAGAACCGCAGCCGGGCAGCCATGCCGGAGGAGTACGTCCGCATCGGCAGGCTGGCGAAGTCGCCCCGCTCGTTGATGCCGGAGAAGTCGATGATCCCCGCGGCCTGCTTGGCCACGTCGTCGGGGTGCATCCCCATGGCCAGGCAACCGAGGGTGACGTTGCGTTCCCCGGAGAGGTCGTTGAGCAGGGCGGCGTTCACGCCGAGCAGTGACGGCTGCCCCTGGGTGTAGATCGCACCCCGGTTGACCGGCAGCAGGCCGGCGATGGCCCTCAGGATGGTGGACTTGCCGGAGCCGTTGCTGCCGATCAGGCCGATGGCCTCGCCCCGGTACGCGGTGAAGGAGACGCCCTTGACCGCGTGCACCTCCCGGATGTTC encodes:
- a CDS encoding acyltransferase family protein, which produces MTSAAAVSTARPAPAPARLPSLTGLRWIAALLVFGFHAGTMRIIAEPDYKAVVDALFTLGLSGVQFFFILSGFVLVWSARAGDSRRVFWRRRVAKIYPNHLVLWGAALLVAWWFADPILPTVALENLLLLQAWDPRPGWFYSINTVSWSLSCEFFFYLCLPLALPLLRRARPKLLWVLIVALPLLILALWPAQQLVPEVSRWWFTQIFPPVRSLEFWLGAVAAELMRRGLWRGPGLTAASLIFVGTWVAAAEWIRAELWTTLLAVAYLLVIAAAADADVRGKRSPWRSRPLVWLGEVSFAFYLVHVLVMTSVLRLSGDWGTGFEGWRGPAAVLGFLLVNLVLAGLLHRFVETPLMRRLAPRRPARPPVPEQRAPGNQAAGDDVHQTEGVGTRAEAGDAAGGADQADSRSTYVDSR
- a CDS encoding C39 family peptidase → MKHTMQRQLRRFATQRPYQIVAASAAALVIATTTGALLAGADDAPAGQRTATTVAEMRSDTVASLGEANDASPSASAAPTTAAPATSAASPAAKASSNPDLTRKPERPKPPATKVLDYDYEAQNTYYNCGPAATRNALSATGIDRTQEELGAELGTTEMGTNSAEDTTRVLNAEVKGSPYRTRMFAGAPSPAQMDRLQADVVKAITDGRGVVANVVGDATDTDGGWHSYGGGHYIAVVGYKDNGRTVRIADSANPADPSYWITTIDLANWIASRGYSA
- a CDS encoding alpha/beta fold hydrolase — protein: MVDESVGQADRRPVLLLLHGMGATGDVWLPWAPLLEQHWPGRWLAPDLAGHGWAAPLPSYSFEGFARQITQGLASDDRVVVLGHSLGGVVGLALAARAAGIPVDAVVGLGIKALWSPAELTRAAELAARPVSWFASRTEAARRYLRVAGLAGLIPPDHPVVDAGLRQVDGRWRLAMDPTAFAVGEPDLAALLAATDVPVVLARGEHDPMVTDAQLKEYGVPVATLPGLGHNAHVEDPAAVLALLDAYR
- a CDS encoding CDP-glycerol glycerophosphotransferase family protein codes for the protein MRGDLVRKLAARCLSTGLAVLAFVVLALTGATGWGLVLAVAALVASAAEQRIRPNADLVAETALIAAAILVGYSRQLNDGLHLTLVATALVLLGLVLLVGPLRTAGNLEIRAANLPVRAWTPLIADRLGTALLGLLAVVALAAALALPAGMALAASLLVGAGTGVVALDLARRRFRPQAGGGPVARALRRHQPEFVLYFSAPPGSEYQVTMWLPYLERIGRPFLVVLREPEFLAPIAAATDAPVVYCPTLRAMDEALVPSLRAAFYVNHGAKNSHCVRFTQLTHIQLHHGDSDKAPSANPVSGIFDRIFVAGPAAIDRYARAGVQIPAEKFVVVGRPQVESIAVRPEPARGLAQPTVLYTPTWTGHHADADYCSLPVAEGLLRRLLERGATVILRAHPYTAQNPASARQLGRLTELLVADRARSGRQHVVGAAARELSLTECVNRSDALISDVSGVISDYLYSSKPYAVTDMGDEGDRFTERFPLATSGYVLRRDMSNVDDVLTALLDTDPLAAERWATRRRYLGDFPAESYAEAFLTAARRELAPAKELTASAQA
- a CDS encoding bifunctional cytidylyltransferase/SDR family oxidoreductase — encoded protein: MTQDQTAGPDAATETSVPWRPSRTVAVVLAGGTGTRLGLGIPKQLLKIAGKPIIEHTLAVFETAPEIDEIIVLMATGHVDDARQIVEKAGLRKVTKVIEGGDTRNATTRIALDAVGPADCNILFHDAVRPLLSGRIVRECVNALWTYDAVDVAIPSADTIIQVDDNDCITDIPVRSRLRRGQTPQAFRSPTIREAYRIAEDDPDFAATDDCGVVLRYLPGTPIKVIDGSDENIKVTHPVDVHLADKLFQLAAAQAPRLTDHRSYSEELTGRTIVVFGGSYGIGHELTELARRYGAQVFPFSRSSTGTHVERAEDVEAALTTAFEATGRIDHVVVTAGILEKGALAEMDEETMDRLLQVNFVGPVTIARQALPYLQQTKGQLLLYTSSSYTRGRARYALYSATKAALVNLTQALADEWADVGVRVNCINPERTATPMRTRAFGEEPEHTLLAAEAVAQSSLDVLISDLTGQVIDVRRAPGDGPTPTVPGQSGPSQVEAPASTASAN
- a CDS encoding ABC transporter ATP-binding protein, with the translated sequence MTSTQERIPTVVVDDAHIIYRVHQGAAGGTTPVAALRRLVKRTHAPNIREVHAVKGVSFTAYRGEAIGLIGSNGSGKSTILRAIAGLLPVNRGAIYTQGQPSLLGVNAALLNDLSGERNVTLGCLAMGMHPDDVAKQAAGIIDFSGINERGDFASLPMRTYSSGMAARLRFSIAAAKKHDVLLIDEALATGDKGFRKRSEQRVRELREGAGTVFLVSHQLSSVRDTCERTIWLESGVLRMDGPTDEVIREYEAYANSK